AATCCACCAAGGTCTACACCCAGATGGATATCCCCAGCGGCACCAGTGTTCAGTGGTTCGCCACCAATGACGGCGGAGAAACATGGGAAGCCATGACCATCGACGATACCCGGCCCATCGACGAAGACTGGACCGAATACACGCTGGTCCGAACCTTCAGCGATCCGCAGGGTAACAAGGTGCGCTACAAGGCTGAGCTGACCGGAACCGTATTGACCTATCCGAGGATTCACACCCTCGGTGCAACCCTGAGCTGATGGAGGCCCCGTTATGATCGTTAAACGCCGTGGCGGGATGACCGAATACATCCCGTCTCCACAGGAAAAACGGGAAGGACTGGTCCGGGATCACTCCTTCAATCTGATCGAAAACCTGCACCACAGGTTGAGCCGGTTGGAGGAGGAACTCGGATTGCCGCTTGATGAGGCCGAAGCCTGCACCATCTTTCTGGATAAAATGAAGCAGGATGAATCCCTGAATAAGGAGATTCACACCAGCTTGATTAGCGGTAGCAGCCCGGATACCTGAGCCCATCCCATCCGTGAAAAACAGCCAACGCCCCGGAACGCCCGCACGC
The window above is part of the Syntrophotaleaceae bacterium genome. Proteins encoded here:
- a CDS encoding VrlD — its product is MIVKRRGGMTEYIPSPQEKREGLVRDHSFNLIENLHHRLSRLEEELGLPLDEAEACTIFLDKMKQDESLNKEIHTSLISGSSPDT